AGACGAGAATGGCCCCAAGGCTGATTGTCCGCTGGACGAATTTTGATAGCCTTAACCTGTCCACTAACGAGCAGCAATTCGGCGAAGAACTCCCCCAGCCGAGCTTGCTGCTGCAATACCCATGGCCGATCTTTTGAGATTTGGATCTCGCTGACTTCCGTATAAGTCATGCTTAGGGTCCTCTTCGGCAAGGTGACGACTTTGTTGTCGCTCACGGCAAGATCTGGTCGGCGCATATGGTAGACCTTGCTTGGCGACCGATGCAAGATCTTGTGTATAGAGTCGCGCGACTGCACTTGGTAGTTTTCTACCACGGGCAATTTCTTTTCGACTAGATACTGCGTGAAGGATTCTGTGTCGCTAAACTGATTGACTAATTCCGTGTCCAGGTGGATACATTTACACGCAGTTCGGCTTTCAATTGCCTGTTTGGCCATTGCGTCTTCCAGGACGCTCGCCCGCGACGAACAAGGAATCCAGATATCAGCTTTCTCCCTCTGGATGATGTCGAGTAGGCGGGACACATAGTGCGACCTCGGGATGCGATAGTAAGCCGCTAGTGTTTTCGACATGCCTTCACCCGATGCGAATGGGAGATCTGTGATGTCGGCGCCCACCACCCGATGGCCGTGATAGTATAGACATCGTGCCAAGGCCAGCCCGTAAGGGGTGTCAATGCCGGTGATGAAAATGGTTTTCGGATAGAAATGAACATCACGTCGCGCGGCCTGCCGGCGATGGACTGGATTAGAATGCGAgaggaaaacagaaaaatGGCCGACAAGGCACGTAGCGAAAAGAATGGCGTTATCCAGCGGTAGAAGGATGAATGAGATGGCGATTCGGAGTAACAGACCGAGAGTCTGGATTTGTAATAGCCCTCGAACGGACTGGAGCGTTCTTTGTTTCGCAATCGAGCCAAAGGCTCGTCTCACTGTGGGGATGGACATGAGGCCGAATTCTTGACCTCTATCTGCATAGAGTTGGAAAGAAATTAATCGGTGGTGGTCCTCAGATGTGAATATTCATCCACGACCCCTCCGGAATGCTGCCAGACGACCACGTCAGCGTGCATTTGGCCGGATTCGTGTCGCGGCGGAAAAGGTAGTATTTCGCTGTCAATCCAGGTGGCTGGGCTGAAAACCTgaatgttttctttttcccttgctCCAAAGAATCACATGGAAGTTCAATTATCATTGGCTCCACCTTTGGGACAAAACTTTATCCATCCTCGTATCATTTAGTGACATTTACAATGGTTTTTAAGATCTAATGAATGAACCATTCATCCAGCCCTACACTAGCATACATACTCACACAATGTAATACAACCACCTCACTATTTCGATAAATATAGCACAAGATTGCAGAGGAAACCATTCgtacatttttttttctaaaaaacagaaaagataaaaatagaaaacagGGAAAGGCACTAAAAAAACGGAGAAAAACCCAAGCGATCTGCAATCAGCTCTCAGCCCACGAACCAATGCgcctgaagaagatcgtcgaTCTCCACTGGTTGTTCAGCACAGACCCCTTGTCTTCTACCGAGTTCCAAGATGTATTTTCTAACTCGTCACATAGCCCATCTCCTCAGGTGTTTAACAAAAAATTAGGTAGGTCATTTATGACATAGTACAGTACATGAACAGTGGATATGGTAACAATGGATGATCTGATCTGATAAGACCTAAAAGTAGGGCAACACAGTATGCAAGCAAGGCTCTGAACAACTTCTTCTAGTGTAACTTCGGATGATACAATGGTGTGTTTTGGTATAATATTTCAACAATAAACAAATTCGATGTTTCATTATTTCACATTACAATTGATGCTCGAATACTTTTATTCTTCAATCGAAGCCCAACAGTTGAGGTATCGAGCTTGGAGATTCCCGGACTTAGACAACGACAATACTTGGAAGATACTTCTTGTAGGGCATGCATCGGACAACGGAAACAGATAATCAACATACCTTCAAACGGGATTAATAAAGGAGACTGAAAGTATAATTGTTTGATCGAACTCTAGGACAATCCATCTTATAGTCCCTTCGAATATCAATTCTGTAAGCCTGATCGTTCCCACCATACGGGATTGGCAATTGCCCTCTCCCTAGAATGTTGCCAGATATTCATACTCATCAGAACTATTTTATCTATGTCGCGAGGCTTGACCGCTAGTAACTACATTACTATCTGGACAATAAACTTAAGACTCTTGTGAGAGCTGCTGTGAACATCAGGTTTTCTGACAACGTATTCTTTATAACTCGAGTGTAGTCAATCCCTCAACTAGGATTCCAACTTGTTATCTATTTGAACCGAAAACTATCAGCAATTCCAGGAAAATAGAACACAACGAATCAACAAAGTAACGCGACTTTTCAAAAGGATACTGACGCCTATGATCCATCAGAAACGTCAGCGGCTTTAACCCTATATCCTCACGCTCCATAGAATACTTCTCTTAGACCACGTCCAACCTATATATGACTCACAAAGTTGAAAGTAACAAGCATCCATGACTCAAACCCAAGGAAAAAGGTTACCGAATCCCGTCGATCCTTCAATCCTTCAATCCTTCGGAGGGATATGAAATGAGGGGCTGAAACCCTTATCAGATCATCGGACATCAAACTAGACCTCGGAGTTTACGGAGTCTTGACCTGAACCCGGTATCCGAGCCCGATGCTTCGCACGCGAGATAAAGATTAGGTTCCGTTGCTGGACTGGGGTATGATTATAGTTAGTGTCAAGCTAGATAAGCTAATCTTATCATTGTCTCTATAGTTTCGTGGATGGCGGAATTAGTGCCGTTTTCGGGGTTATGGATTGTTGGTGGCATATAGTTATGTCCGAGCTTGGTCTTTAGGTTTGGATGATGACGATCGTTGCCTTGGAATTGAGATTATAAATACCATGGTTGGTCTGGGGTGTCTGTggtattgttcttctttAGATGTGAGACTTTCTGTTTTTTGGTTTATCGAGTGTTGAATTATCGGTGTCTCTAGTAGTTATTGTTCATAATGTCGCAAAACCAGCCTACAACTCGTCAGGTAAGATTGATCCGATGCGTCGCTACCCTTACAAATCAGTACTAATACGATCCATTGAATAGCGCAATGACGAAGCCGAACTCGACCTTCTCGACTTCATCTACGCCCAGCCAAACCGGGATGAGATCCAAGGAAACCCCCAGAAAGTACTGGATCTGATTGACGAATTCGCTAAATCGCGTCACCTCATCCATGTGGGGCCCGAGAAAGGGAAGGTCGTAGCAGACCTCATAGCGGAGCGCAAGCCCCAGACCATGATCGAACTCGGAGGTTACGTGGGTTACTCGGCCATCCTGTTCGGCGATGCCGTGCGTCGGGCCGGTGGCAAAAAGTACTACAGTTTAGAGTTGAACCCTGAATATGCCGCCATCTCGACTCTGTTGCTGGATCTGGCGGGCCTCCGGGATTTTGTCCAGATCCTGGTGGGTCGCAGCGACCAGTCCCTGAATAAGTTGTGTGCCAGCGGCGAAGTCCCACAGGTGGAAATTATGTTCATTGATCACTATAAGCCCGCGTATACTACGGATCTGAAGCTATGCGAGCAGCTTGGCATGATCGTTCCCCATGTTTCGGTTCTGGTGGCTGATAACGTGCTCTATCCGGGGAATCCACCGTACCTGGAGTATGTCCGGAGCACGGTGGAGCAGAAACGAAAGGCGGCTGAGAAGGGGCCAATCCAGATGTATAACACGGAGGGTATACCTGCTGTGAGTGTGCGGGCCTTTCTTGGCTCGGATTCGACGCCTCTGTTTGACATCCTCGGGGACCCGAATTTGGTGTATGAGAGCACCTTGAATCAACCGGAGGGACTTCGGGTGAGTGATGGCTTTCTTAATACAAGACTGATGGATTCTAACTGTTGTAGGATGCCCTTGAGATTACTCGATGTGTAGGAGTTGAGAAGGCGTGATCGGGAAAAGCATTTCCGGCGGAAGAGCAGTTCAATCGGTCGGCTCGGAAGACTGACACACGGTCGGCCTCTGCCAAATTTGGTAGAAATTTGCCCCGCCATGTCCGCCGGACCCAAAGGTTCCTATCGCGAGGACCTTCCCCCGCACTAGCTGTGTT
This DNA window, taken from Aspergillus flavus chromosome 5, complete sequence, encodes the following:
- a CDS encoding putative O-methyltransferase, whose protein sequence is MSQNQPTTRQRNDEAELDLLDFIYAQPNRDEIQGNPQKVLDLIDEFAKSRHLIHVGPEKGKVVADLIAERKPQTMIELGGYVGYSAILFGDAVRRAGGKKYYSLELNPEYAAISTLLLDLAGLRDFVQILVGRSDQSLNKLCASGEVPQVEIMFIDHYKPAYTTDLKLCEQLGMIVPHVSVLVADNVLYPGNPPYLEYVRSTVEQKRKAAEKGPIQMYNTEGIPAVSVRAFLGSDSTPLFDILGDPNLVYESTLNQPEGLRDALEITRCVGVEKA